The genomic region ACCAGATTTTATTACGGTTGATGGCGCCGAAGGCGGAACAGGTGCTGCACCAATAGATTTTTCTAATTACGTAGGGATGCCTTGGGAAAAAGCTTTAATTTTTGTGGTAGACGCTTTAAATGGTTTCGACTTAAAGAAAGATATTAAAGTCGTAACAGCAACAAAAATTTTTACAGCATTTGATATTTTTAAGGCCTTATGTATTGGCGCAGATATCTGTAATTCTGCACGTGGGATGATGTTAGCGCTTGGTTGCATACAAGCGCTACGCTGTGATACCAATAAATGTCCTACCGGTGTGGCTACAAATGATAGGAGGCTTATGAATGGTTTGGTAGTAGCGGATAAATGGAAAAGAGTTAAAAATTATCAGCAGCAAACTTTAGATGATTTTCTGGAACTTTTTGCCGCGGCAGGATGTGAGAGACTCTCTGAACTTAATCGCACCATGATTAATAAAAAGATAAATGATAAAATTGAATCTTATTCTGTATTTTATCCCTCGGTAGCTACCGGGGCTTATTTAAAAGAAGAGCGCGTTGCTCCCTAACCAAATATTTATATTATGAAAAAAGTATTAATTGCCATCGATTATCACCCAAATTCAGAGGTGGTAGCTAGTGCCGGTTATGAGCTGGCTAAAAGTATGAATGCAGAGGTTTGTTTACTGCATGTATTGGCCGAGGTCTCTCATTATGGCGTCAATTATTCAGAATTTCTTGGTTATCCTGGCTACGAGAATATGGGGGTTGATTTAAATGTAACTGCACAATTACAGGAAATGGCGCAGGAATACCTTAAGAGTGCGAAGAAGCAATTTAATGATGATAAAGTTTCTACGGCTTTAGAAATAGGGGAAACCCATCGTGGCATACTTAAATATGCAAAAGAATGGGGTGCAGATTTAATTGTTATGGGAACGCATAGTCATTCTACTTTAGAAAAAGTACTGGTAGGTACGGTGGCTTCAAAAGTTTTAGAAAAAACAGAAGTACCGGTTTATATGGTGCCTATAAAAAGATAAAAAAACTGGATCTGGAGACTAATAGGTCTCCAGATCTTTTAATGAAGATACGGCTTTTAGGGTATGTTTAATTTCATCTAATTGGCCATTTAAGACTCTTAGAATATCGTCACTAAAGTTATATTTTCTTATTGCCCTCTCATACTCTTCAGCACTTTCTTTTTCACCCTCTAGACATTCTTCCAAAATTACTTCATCGCCATTATCACTAAAAATTGTTTTTAGATCCATCCAGGTACGTTGCAAACTTCCCTGAAAGGTTCCTGCATTGTGGGGTACCTCGTCTATCTGGTAGATTTCTCTTTCCAGTTCTTTTGTAAATCTAGCTCGTTGTTGCGCCTGGGTAAGCAGGAAGTTCTTTAAAAGATCACTTTCAGTATCTTCAAGTCCGTTTTTAAACACCTCTCCTGCGTCATGATTTTTTTCTAAAAGCTCTTGCAGTGCCTGAGCAATTTTTTTAGGGTCATTAATTTTTTCCATAGGAATATGATAATTAATTTAGCAAAAGTAGGTGATGTTTTATGGCCAGGCTCTTAATTATTTATAAATTCACCTGGATTTAGCTTTTGGTGTTAATTAATCTAAATTTTATGAAAACCTATATTGCCATCTTAAAAGGAATAAATGTGGGAGGCCATAAAAAAATAATGATGGCGGATCTTCGGAAGATGCTATGTGAAATTTCGTATATCGGGGAAGTTAATACTTATATCCAAAGTGGTAATATTGTATTTAAAGCTTCCGAAGAAAATACCGATGTTTTGGAAAATCTTATTCAGCAGAAAATTGCAGATCATTATGGATTTGAGGTAAGTACTATCGTACTTTCTAAAGAAAATTTAAGTTCAATCATCGATAGCAATCCTTATGCTGAAGAGGAAATTAAGCGTTTACACTGTTGCTTTTTTAAAACCGATCCTATTTTAGAAAACCGACAGAAATTAGAAACTTTTGATGCCTCGCCCGATGCGTTTACAGTAGGAAATAGCTGTATGTATATTTGTTGTGCGACCGAGCGTTATAGTAAATCAAATATAAATAACAGTGTTGCTGAAAAAATACTGAAGATTGAATGTACCACCCGAAATTGGAAAACCTGCACGAAACTTTTAGAAATGCTTGAAAATTTATAGTGGTTGTAATTGCAACTCAAATTCAATAATTCCAGCATCAATTTTTGCAGTCTGTAATATTCCGTTTTTATAATGATAAAAGCTTTCTCTTCCTTTCTCGTTTTCTTTAGCATAAGAATGCATACCTATTTTTCGTAATGACTGAAATTCGCCGGTTTCTTCGCTATAGGCTTTCTTTACGTTGGTAGGCTCCTCAAACATTAACTGGATACAGGTATAGGAAATAGGTGAGTTTATGGTTTTTTCAAGCTTGCCAGAATCATAAAATTTATAGTTATGTTCATTTGTCTTTATAGTTTTAGTACTGGTACGGTTTTTTCTGTTTAAGAAAATTTGAGCTTCAGTATTTTTAAGCTCATGTCCATTAAAAACGACCCTGAAATTATAATTGACTTCTATTTTGGCCAAAATTCGGGTTTGGATATTGGTTTCAGTTTGATATTCGGTAATTCCACCGTTTACTTTTTTAATTGCTTCTAACTTTCCAATTTTATCGCCTTTGTGGACCACAGCATAACTAAACGATTTATTTTGAGACAAAGCACTATATGAAATAGCTAAAAAAGCGAGTAAAAAAATAGTGAATTTCATAATTTGGAGATTTGACTGAAATGATTTGTTTTGAGTTTTTAAAACTTTTCCCTTAATTTCATAAATTCCTGTTCCAGAAAATTTAATTTTTGCTCAATTTCAACAGTATTATTTTCAGGAAGCCTTCTAAAAAACGTATAGCAAACGTGCCACATTTCCTTAATTTCACCAGATTCTATCTCGATATCTTCAATATTAGTATTGTTTGCTCTAAGTATAATTTTTGAAGATGAATAGTAAAATTTCCTAAAAAGTACTTTACCATGTACCAGTGCAATTACCAGGCTGCTCGTATCGATTTTGGTAAAATCATTAGGATCAACTTTCTCTCCTATAACGACGTCTTTTGGACAATACGCCTTATCGTTATTTGTCATTTCCAGATTAGAAATTAAATAGGCTCTATATTCTTTATCAGGATCTACCGGTAAATGGAGTTTAGGAAGGTCTTCTATAAAATGAGGTTTATCATAATATAATATGTAATCGGCTTCGGTTTTTGGAGTGATACAGGGAATTTCAGCAAACTTTTCTTTATGAAAGCTTCCCTGTAGTGCCAGGTCGTCTTTAAACTTCAATAGTTTATTAACCGTTAGCTCTTGAGTTAATAGATCATCGATGGTTATGCTAAAATGGTTAGCGATTTTAATAATGGTTTCAATGCGCGGTTCACTTCTTTCTTCCTCGTAAGCTCCTAGTGTACCACGTTTTAGCTCGAATAATTCGGCAAATGCCTGCTGACTTAATTTTTTGACGTTTCTTATCTTCCTAATATTTTTACCGAAATGAGACATGTTTTGCTAAAATTATTTGCAATATTGATTTTTTGTAGTATCTTTATCTAACAATATTAGCTAATAGATTTGATAATTACTAATTTATTTGGTTATTTATCGATTTGACTAGTCAAATCAGTAATGTGCTAAAAAAATTAGCTTGACTTAGAAATTTAAACTTTAACCTAAACAACCAATGATTACAGCAATAATTACTACGGTGATTGTGTTAATAATACCTTAAAAACAAAATAGATTTTTGTATTATTATACCATAAAATTAACACCAATCAAAAAATACTGTCTAAATGAAAAATCATTTTCAGATCACAAAAAATTTTCTTTTAGAGCTGAACTTCAATATTGATTTTGAGAACGAAGCCGAGGGAATATTAATGATTCGCAAAGAAAATTTTGCAATTAAAAACCTTATCCTGGGAGTGGCACCGCCTATTTTAATTATGGAGCAGTTCTTATTCAGGATTAATAATCAGTCAGAAAAAATTTATCGAAGTCTGCTGCAAAAAAACAGAGATATCATTCATGGCGCCTTTGTACTGGACGATTCTGGCAAAACAGTGATCTTTAGGGATACCCTTCAAATAGAGAACTTAGATCTTAATGAGTTAGAAGGATCGTTAAACTCACTTAGTTTATTGATGAGTGAATATTCAGATAAAATTATAGAATTTTCAAAATATTAAACCTTAACGTTATGAACATTTTTAAACGATTATTTAAGATAGGAGAAGCTGAAGCTAATTCAGCAATCGATAAAATGGAAGATCCCATTAAATTAACCGAACAGGGAATTAGGGACCTTAAATTAGATTTAGAGAAAAACCTGGAGGCTTTGGCTCAGGTAAAAGCCTTAGCGATTAGAGCTAAAAACGACCAGGAAGAATACCTGGATAAAAAAGAGGATTATCATAATAAAGCGATTTTGATCCTTAAAAAAGGACAAAGTGGCGATATGGATAAAACCGAATCAGATCGTTTGGCTCGCGAAGCTTTGGTTAAGAAAGAAGAGGCCCAAAAGCATGTAGAACGATCTGAAGAAGAAGCGAAAAAGTTCAATGAAAATGTAGCACAGTTAGAACGAAATATTCAAACCATCAAATCGAATATCAGTAACTGGGAAAACGAACTTAGAACCCTTAAGGCACGCGTAAAAGTGAGTAATGCCACTAAGAGCCTTAATAAGCAAATGGCTGAAATAGATAGTAGCAGCACCGTTTCTATGCTGGAGCGTATGAAAGAAAAAGTAGCCCAGGAAGAAGCACTGGCAGAAGCTTATGGCGATATTGCCGGCGCCTCGAAATCTATTGATGATGAGCTTGAAAAAGCTGCGAGTACTACAGAAGCTAAAGCCGAAGACGACCTTAGCAAGCTTAAAGACCAGTTGGGTTTAAATGATGATAAAAAATAACGAAATTGACCAGTTTAACAGACATATTATTTTCTGAGGTAAATATTACCTTAAGCATTCTCTGTATTCTATTAATCATTTATTGGTTGCTCACCATGATCAGCGGTATCGACTTTGAGTACGACATGGATATTGATATCGATGCCGATGTAGATGTCGATGCCGATCTGGCAACTGATGGTGCGAATATGGAATTCCAGGATTTGTCAAATGCCGAACTGAATAAAGAGGATGTGGTAGGCAGACGAATTCAACCGCTAAAATGGTGGCAAATTCTTTTGATTTATTTCAATTTCGTTGGCCTTCCGTTTATGTTCACCTTTACCTGTTTTGTGTTCATCTGGTGGTTTACCACGGCACTAACAACCGCCTTAACCTATACGTATGATCATTTTTTAGGTTTTGCGATTATGATTGCCGGTTTTTTTACCTCTTTATTTGTAACCAAGATCTTTACCACACCATTTAAAGGTTTCTTTAAAAATCTGAATAAAGATGGTGATAAGGCAATCGATTATATTGGCCGGCAGGGGGTGTTACTTTCCACCATTTCAGGAGATAAAATGGGAAATGCCGAGATTTATGCTAATGGCGATTCGCATTCGATTTACGTAAAATCCCTGGATGGACATCAACTCAATTATCAGGACAAAATTTTAATTATCAAGCAATCAGCTGATAAAAATTATTTCTTAGTACAATCTTATAACGACTAACTTAACTTATTAAAAAATGAATCAAATTTTACCAATTATCGGAATTGGATTAGGGGGATTGTTATTCCTAATCGTAGTCTACTTCGCAATCATTGCGATGTTTTACAAAAAAGTTCCGCAGGGCCGTGCCATTGTTCGTACCGGTTTTGGCGGTACAAAGGTAGCCACGGATAAAGGACTTTATGTAGTGCCTGTTTTCCACAAGGTGGAAGTTATGGATATTTCTGTAAAGAAAATCCAGATCGAAAGAATGGAGCACGAAGGCCTTATTTGTAAAGACAATATGCGTGCAGATATTAAAGTAGCCTTTTTTGTAAGGGTGAATAATGATATTTCTTTCATCAAGAGAGTAGCGCAAACTATTGGAGTAGACCGTGCATCAAGAATCGAAACTTTAGAAGATCTTTTTGAAGCTAAATTTTCTGAAGCTTTAAAAACTGTAGGTAAAAAGTTCGATTTTATCGAATTATACGAAGCAAGGCGTGAATTTAGGGATGAGATTGTGAATATCATTGGTACAGATCTTAATGGCTATACGCTGGAAGATTGTGCGATCGACTTTTTAGAGCAAACACCAATTTCCCATTTAAAACCAGACAATATTCTGGATTCAGAAGGGATTAAAAAGATTACAGAGCTTACTGCGGTTCAGAATATGAAAGCGAACCTTATTAAGCGCGACGAAGAAAAAACCATCAGAAAGCAGGATGTGGAAGCGCGTGAAGCTATTCTCGAATTAGATAAGCAATTGGCGGAAAAAGAAGAAGCGCAAAAGCGTGAAATCGCAAACATCAAAGCCCGTGAAAATGCTGAAGTGAGTAAAGTTGCGGAAGAAGAGCGTTTAAAATCTGAAACAGCCAGAATTGCTACGGAAGAAAAAGTAAAAGTAGCTGAAGAAAACATGAACCGTCAAATCATCGTGGCGGCGAAAAACAAAGAACGGACAGAAGCGGTAGAAAGTGAACGTGTTGAAAAAGATCGTATGCTGGAAGCTACCGAGAGAGAACGTATTGTGACGCTTGCTCAAATTGAGAAAGAAAAAGTTCTTGAAGTAGAGAAGAAAAACATTCAGGATGTGATTCGGGATAGGGTGATGTTAGAAAAAGGAGTGGTAGAAGAGCAGGAGAATATGAAAGATATCCAGGCCTTTAAAACTGCCGATCGTGAAAAGCAAGTAAAAGTAACGATTGCTGAAGCCAACGCTCAGGAGCAATTAATCAAAACCATTAAAGCTGCTGAAGCACAAAAAGAAGCAGCCAAGCAAAAAGCCGAAGAAATTAATATCGAAGCTCAGGCGCATAAAGAAGCCAGTGAAAAAGAAGCAGAAGCTAGAAAAACCATTGCTGAAGCTAAAGCGAAAGAGGAAGCCACCATTGGTTTATCTGAAGCTGAAGTAATGCATGCGAAAGCTGATGCCAGCGAAAGACAGGGACTTATGGAAGCGCTTATTATCGAGAAAAAAGCGAAAGCCGAAGCTGCAGGGATGGAGGCCAAAGCTGAAGCCAGCAGAAAAGAAGGTAAAGCTGCCGCCGATGTAATTAGGGAAAAAGCGCTTGCTGACGCTGCAGGTATCGAAGAAAAAGCAGCTGCAATGAAGAAACTTGATGGTGTTGGTAAAGAACACGAAGAATTTAAGTTGAAACTGGATAAGGAATTACAGGTAGATCTGGCACACATCAACATCCAAAAAGATATTGCCGATGCTCAGGCACATGTCATTAGTGACGCGCTCAAGGCGGCTAAGATTGATATTGTTGGAGGAGAAACCATGTTCTTCGATCAGATCATTGGCCAGATTACCAGAGGTAAAGGATTCGATAGACTGGTACAAAACAGTACCAATATTCAGGATTTAAAAGATTCGATTTTAGGGAGTGATGATATCAAAGGAAATTTACTAACTAAAGTGCGTGAGTTTTCAGAGAAATACGGAATTTCTTCTGAAGATATCAAAAACCTGACGATCGCAAATTTGATCATGGAATTAAAAGGTCGCTCCAACGACCAAAATGAGCAAACCATGTTAGGCAATTTATTCAACCTGGCTAAAGGTTTAGGATTGTCAGATCAGCGAGTTTCAACCTTAAAGGTTTAGTTAATAATACATTATGAAATAGGAATGTCATCCTGAAGCTGCCCGTCCTTTTAGGCGGGCTAGTTTCAGGGGGTGCATCCTGTTTTTACGATGAAATTTCAGATTAGATCTGGAACGACTAAAATTCAACCCAAACCCTCACCACAAAACCTAATGAATACTAACGAAGAAAAGCCGGTACAAAAAGATGCTCTGGATGGCGGCACTTACGAGATTATCCGTAAACGTCTTAACACTCATAAATCTGATTTACAGGAACGTCTTAATACCTTGAATGAAGCCCGAAAAACGGTTTTTGGTTCGCTCGAAACGCAATTAATAGCCAATAATCGAATAAGTACCGAAAATAATTGTGTGGCCAGGGATATCATTTCGCTGGGAAATACCTGTATTTTTGGCTATAACGTGCATTTTGGATTACGTACAGAAATTAGCCTTTCTGATGTGCTTAGTGTTTACGAATTTAAAGATCATCATTTTGAATCGGTTGCTTTAAATCTTTTTGAAGATGCAACCTTTAAAACAGATTTTTCAAATCTTTATAAATACTATCGAAATACCATTTTTAGCAAGTTTGCAAGGATCGGCAATTATTTGCATATGGTCTTTCAGCTTAGTGAAAGCGTAACCGATATTAAGACCTTTAAGTGGCTTATTAAAGACAATAAGCTCACTTATATTGATAATCGCAGTGAGCATGAATTTAAATATCCGCAGCAACATCAATTTAAATGGCAGGAAGCTACCCGGGATATGCAACGTTACGGGGAGCATTCACATGTAGCGATTTTAGATAAAGTTTTTGTAGAAACCATTGGTGGCGATCTTACCATCAAGATCGAAGATAATACCGAAGACGGAATGGGCATATTTTCTGAACCGGTAGCGTATAAAGATCAAACCCTGGATGATGGTCAAATTCGTTTTGC from Zunongwangia profunda SM-A87 harbors:
- a CDS encoding universal stress protein; this translates as MKKVLIAIDYHPNSEVVASAGYELAKSMNAEVCLLHVLAEVSHYGVNYSEFLGYPGYENMGVDLNVTAQLQEMAQEYLKSAKKQFNDDKVSTALEIGETHRGILKYAKEWGADLIVMGTHSHSTLEKVLVGTVASKVLEKTEVPVYMVPIKR
- a CDS encoding ferritin-like domain-containing protein; the protein is MEKINDPKKIAQALQELLEKNHDAGEVFKNGLEDTESDLLKNFLLTQAQQRARFTKELEREIYQIDEVPHNAGTFQGSLQRTWMDLKTIFSDNGDEVILEECLEGEKESAEEYERAIRKYNFSDDILRVLNGQLDEIKHTLKAVSSLKDLETY
- a CDS encoding DUF1697 domain-containing protein codes for the protein MKTYIAILKGINVGGHKKIMMADLRKMLCEISYIGEVNTYIQSGNIVFKASEENTDVLENLIQQKIADHYGFEVSTIVLSKENLSSIIDSNPYAEEEIKRLHCCFFKTDPILENRQKLETFDASPDAFTVGNSCMYICCATERYSKSNINNSVAEKILKIECTTRNWKTCTKLLEMLENL
- a CDS encoding DUF6134 family protein, which translates into the protein MKFTIFLLAFLAISYSALSQNKSFSYAVVHKGDKIGKLEAIKKVNGGITEYQTETNIQTRILAKIEVNYNFRVVFNGHELKNTEAQIFLNRKNRTSTKTIKTNEHNYKFYDSGKLEKTINSPISYTCIQLMFEEPTNVKKAYSEETGEFQSLRKIGMHSYAKENEKGRESFYHYKNGILQTAKIDAGIIEFELQLQPL
- a CDS encoding helix-turn-helix domain-containing protein; its protein translation is MSHFGKNIRKIRNVKKLSQQAFAELFELKRGTLGAYEEERSEPRIETIIKIANHFSITIDDLLTQELTVNKLLKFKDDLALQGSFHKEKFAEIPCITPKTEADYILYYDKPHFIEDLPKLHLPVDPDKEYRAYLISNLEMTNNDKAYCPKDVVIGEKVDPNDFTKIDTSSLVIALVHGKVLFRKFYYSSSKIILRANNTNIEDIEIESGEIKEMWHVCYTFFRRLPENNTVEIEQKLNFLEQEFMKLREKF
- a CDS encoding YbjN domain-containing protein, with the translated sequence MKNHFQITKNFLLELNFNIDFENEAEGILMIRKENFAIKNLILGVAPPILIMEQFLFRINNQSEKIYRSLLQKNRDIIHGAFVLDDSGKTVIFRDTLQIENLDLNELEGSLNSLSLLMSEYSDKIIEFSKY
- a CDS encoding PspA/IM30 family protein; this translates as MNIFKRLFKIGEAEANSAIDKMEDPIKLTEQGIRDLKLDLEKNLEALAQVKALAIRAKNDQEEYLDKKEDYHNKAILILKKGQSGDMDKTESDRLAREALVKKEEAQKHVERSEEEAKKFNENVAQLERNIQTIKSNISNWENELRTLKARVKVSNATKSLNKQMAEIDSSSTVSMLERMKEKVAQEEALAEAYGDIAGASKSIDDELEKAASTTEAKAEDDLSKLKDQLGLNDDKK
- a CDS encoding SPFH domain-containing protein, with the protein product MNQILPIIGIGLGGLLFLIVVYFAIIAMFYKKVPQGRAIVRTGFGGTKVATDKGLYVVPVFHKVEVMDISVKKIQIERMEHEGLICKDNMRADIKVAFFVRVNNDISFIKRVAQTIGVDRASRIETLEDLFEAKFSEALKTVGKKFDFIELYEARREFRDEIVNIIGTDLNGYTLEDCAIDFLEQTPISHLKPDNILDSEGIKKITELTAVQNMKANLIKRDEEKTIRKQDVEAREAILELDKQLAEKEEAQKREIANIKARENAEVSKVAEEERLKSETARIATEEKVKVAEENMNRQIIVAAKNKERTEAVESERVEKDRMLEATERERIVTLAQIEKEKVLEVEKKNIQDVIRDRVMLEKGVVEEQENMKDIQAFKTADREKQVKVTIAEANAQEQLIKTIKAAEAQKEAAKQKAEEINIEAQAHKEASEKEAEARKTIAEAKAKEEATIGLSEAEVMHAKADASERQGLMEALIIEKKAKAEAAGMEAKAEASRKEGKAAADVIREKALADAAGIEEKAAAMKKLDGVGKEHEEFKLKLDKELQVDLAHINIQKDIADAQAHVISDALKAAKIDIVGGETMFFDQIIGQITRGKGFDRLVQNSTNIQDLKDSILGSDDIKGNLLTKVREFSEKYGISSEDIKNLTIANLIMELKGRSNDQNEQTMLGNLFNLAKGLGLSDQRVSTLKV